In Bradyrhizobium guangxiense, the following are encoded in one genomic region:
- the ccmI gene encoding c-type cytochrome biogenesis protein CcmI: MTLWFVFALMTVAAIFAVLWPLGRKERAQDGGSEVAVYKDQLAEIERDLGAGLIAAPEAEAARVEISRRLLAAAASEPAVAPSSNLKWRRVAAVLALAGLPLVVIGVYMPLGSPRLQDFPLAQRERGSGAGMAQSLENLVAQVQEHLEKNPTDGRGWNVLAPVLQRLGRFDEAARAYRNSLTYNGESSERRADLGEAISAAAGGVVTAEAKTEFERAHALDADDPKANYFLGLAAEQDGRKDDAANIWRALLAKAPADAPWRALVQSSLGRVGGGGTMPALSDETIAASRDMAEGDRNAMVRGMVERLATRLKQNGGDVDGWLRLVRAYLVMGERDKAMGASADARQAVAGDSERLRQLNEGLRTLGLGG, from the coding sequence ATGACGCTATGGTTCGTGTTCGCGCTGATGACGGTCGCGGCGATTTTCGCCGTGCTCTGGCCGCTTGGCCGCAAGGAACGCGCGCAAGACGGCGGTAGCGAGGTCGCGGTTTACAAGGACCAATTGGCCGAGATCGAGCGCGATCTCGGTGCGGGACTGATTGCCGCCCCTGAAGCCGAGGCGGCGCGCGTCGAGATCAGCCGCAGGCTGCTCGCCGCGGCCGCGAGCGAACCCGCTGTCGCGCCGAGTTCGAATCTGAAATGGCGCCGTGTGGCGGCCGTGCTGGCGCTCGCCGGCCTGCCGCTCGTTGTGATCGGCGTCTACATGCCACTCGGCTCGCCCCGGCTTCAGGACTTTCCGTTGGCGCAGCGGGAGCGCGGATCCGGGGCCGGCATGGCGCAGTCGCTCGAGAATCTCGTCGCGCAGGTCCAGGAGCATTTGGAGAAGAATCCGACCGACGGGCGCGGCTGGAACGTGCTCGCGCCGGTGCTGCAGCGGCTCGGCCGTTTCGACGAGGCAGCGCGCGCCTATCGCAATTCGCTCACTTACAATGGTGAAAGTTCGGAGCGCCGTGCCGATCTCGGCGAGGCGATCTCGGCCGCCGCCGGTGGTGTGGTGACCGCCGAGGCCAAGACAGAGTTCGAGCGCGCACATGCGCTCGACGCCGACGATCCCAAGGCCAACTATTTCCTGGGGCTTGCCGCCGAGCAGGATGGCCGCAAGGACGACGCTGCCAATATCTGGCGCGCACTGCTTGCGAAGGCGCCGGCGGACGCGCCGTGGCGTGCCCTGGTGCAGTCCTCGCTGGGCCGGGTCGGTGGCGGCGGCACGATGCCGGCACTGTCGGACGAGACGATCGCCGCTTCCAGGGACATGGCCGAGGGCGATCGCAACGCGATGGTGCGCGGCATGGTCGAGCGTCTGGCGACCCGATTGAAGCAGAACGGCGGCGACGTCGATGGATGGCTGCGCCTGGTGCGCGCTTATCTCGTGATGGGCGAACGGGACAAGGCGATGGGAGCGTCGGCCGATGCGCGGCAGGCCGTTGCCGGCGATTCCGAGCGGCTTCGCCAGCTCAATGAAGGCCTCAGGACACTCGGGCTCGGCGGATGA
- the ccmE gene encoding cytochrome c maturation protein CcmE encodes MTRKQRRMTIIGGSLAVLALAAALVLNALRDSIVFFSTPTMVAEKHVAPGKRFRLGGLVQPGSLQRGDNLAVTFEVADGNAKLPVAYKGILPDLFREGQGVVAEGALDANGVFKADTVLAKHDETYMPKDVADALKKQGHWKDDYGGKPSDGGKTSDAGKPAATTAQGNPQGAVR; translated from the coding sequence ATGACGCGCAAGCAGCGACGTATGACCATCATCGGCGGCTCGCTCGCCGTGCTCGCGCTCGCGGCCGCGCTGGTGCTCAACGCACTTCGCGACTCCATCGTGTTCTTCTCGACGCCGACAATGGTCGCCGAGAAGCACGTCGCGCCCGGCAAGCGGTTTCGCCTCGGCGGGTTGGTGCAGCCCGGCTCGCTCCAGCGCGGCGACAACCTCGCGGTGACCTTCGAGGTCGCCGACGGCAACGCCAAGCTGCCGGTGGCCTACAAGGGTATCCTGCCCGACCTGTTCCGCGAGGGGCAGGGCGTCGTCGCCGAAGGCGCGCTCGATGCCAATGGTGTGTTCAAGGCCGATACCGTGCTTGCCAAGCACGATGAGACCTACATGCCCAAGGACGTCGCCGATGCCCTGAAGAAGCAGGGGCATTGGAAGGACGATTACGGCGGCAAGCCTTCCGACGGCGGCAAGACGTCTGATGCGGGCAAGCCCGCGGCGACGACCGCGCAAGGCAATCCGCAAGGAGCGGTGCGGTGA
- a CDS encoding heme lyase CcmF/NrfE family subunit — translation MIAESGHYALVLALGLALIQSVVPLIGARLRDAALMNVARSTALAQLLFVGGSFVALVMLHVNSDFSVANVYENSHSMKPLLYKITGVWGNHEGSMLLWVSILALFGGLVAAFGNNLPLSLRAHVLAVQAWVASAFYLFILVTSNPFLRIASPPIEGRDLNPVLQDIGLAVHPPMLYLGYVGFSISFSFAIAALMEGRIDAAWARWVRPWTLVAWIFLTLGIAMGSYWAYYELGWGGWWFWDPVENASLMPWLSGTALLHSALVMEKRNALKVWTILLSILTFSLSLLGTFLVRSGVITSVHAFATDPTRGVFILLILCLFIGGSLSLFAGRATSLKQGGLFAPISREGALVLNNLLLTVACAVVLFGTLYPLAMEMLADFKMSVGAPFYNLTFAPLFALLLLAVPFGPMLAWKRGDLLGVTQRLLAAGVAGLVAVAIAWGWARGGSALAPLAIGLGVFVIAGAVTDIVERTGLVRLPFATVLHRAHGLPRSAWGTALAHAGLGVALIGIVCETTWNSEYIATMKQNDVAQIAGYDVKLDGLLQRQGPNYREMIAQFNISRDGEPLSVMTPSKRSFTTRGSSTTQAALLTRGASQLYISLGDATAEGAIAVRIYHKPLVLLIWWGPVLMAFGGVLSLSDRRLRVGAPKPARAKQRLQPAE, via the coding sequence GTGATCGCAGAATCCGGACATTACGCGCTGGTGCTGGCGCTTGGGCTCGCACTGATCCAATCCGTCGTGCCCCTGATCGGCGCGCGCCTGCGCGATGCCGCGCTCATGAACGTGGCGCGCTCCACCGCCTTGGCGCAGCTCCTGTTCGTCGGCGGCTCCTTCGTCGCCCTGGTGATGCTGCACGTGAACTCGGATTTCTCCGTCGCCAATGTGTACGAGAACTCCCATTCGATGAAGCCGCTGCTCTACAAGATCACCGGGGTCTGGGGAAATCATGAAGGCTCGATGCTCTTGTGGGTGTCGATCCTCGCGCTGTTCGGCGGGCTGGTCGCGGCTTTCGGCAACAATTTGCCGCTGTCGCTGCGCGCGCACGTGCTCGCCGTCCAGGCGTGGGTCGCCAGCGCGTTCTATCTCTTCATCCTCGTGACCTCGAACCCGTTCCTGCGCATCGCGAGCCCGCCGATCGAGGGACGCGATCTCAATCCGGTGCTTCAGGACATCGGCCTCGCCGTGCATCCGCCGATGCTCTATCTCGGCTATGTCGGCTTCTCGATCTCGTTCTCCTTCGCGATCGCGGCGCTGATGGAGGGACGGATCGACGCCGCCTGGGCGCGCTGGGTGCGGCCGTGGACACTGGTCGCCTGGATCTTCCTGACGCTCGGCATCGCCATGGGCTCGTACTGGGCCTATTACGAGCTCGGCTGGGGCGGCTGGTGGTTCTGGGATCCGGTCGAGAACGCCTCGCTGATGCCTTGGCTGTCCGGCACCGCGCTGCTTCATTCGGCCCTGGTGATGGAGAAGCGCAATGCGCTGAAGGTCTGGACCATCCTGCTGTCGATCCTGACCTTCTCGCTGTCGCTGCTCGGCACCTTCCTGGTGCGCTCGGGCGTCATCACCTCCGTGCATGCCTTCGCCACCGATCCCACCCGCGGCGTGTTCATTCTGCTGATCCTCTGCCTGTTCATCGGCGGCAGCCTGTCGCTGTTCGCGGGCCGCGCCACGTCGTTGAAGCAGGGCGGCCTATTCGCGCCGATCTCGCGCGAGGGGGCGCTGGTCCTGAACAATCTGCTGCTCACGGTCGCCTGCGCGGTCGTGCTGTTCGGCACGCTCTATCCGCTGGCGATGGAAATGCTCGCCGACTTCAAGATGTCGGTCGGTGCGCCCTTCTACAATCTCACCTTCGCACCGCTGTTTGCCCTGCTGCTGCTGGCCGTGCCGTTCGGGCCGATGCTGGCGTGGAAGCGCGGTGATCTGCTCGGCGTGACGCAGCGCCTGCTCGCGGCCGGCGTCGCAGGGCTCGTCGCCGTCGCCATCGCCTGGGGCTGGGCGCGCGGCGGCAGTGCGCTGGCGCCGCTTGCGATCGGGCTCGGCGTCTTCGTCATCGCCGGCGCCGTCACCGACATCGTCGAGCGGACCGGCCTCGTGCGGTTGCCGTTCGCAACGGTGCTGCACCGGGCACACGGCCTGCCGCGCTCGGCCTGGGGCACGGCGCTCGCACATGCCGGCCTCGGCGTGGCGCTGATCGGGATCGTCTGCGAGACCACCTGGAACAGCGAATATATCGCGACAATGAAGCAAAACGACGTCGCCCAGATCGCCGGCTACGACGTGAAGCTCGACGGTTTGCTGCAGCGTCAGGGGCCCAACTACCGCGAGATGATCGCCCAGTTCAACATCAGCCGCGATGGCGAGCCCCTCAGCGTCATGACGCCCTCCAAGCGCAGCTTCACCACCCGCGGCTCGTCGACCACCCAGGCCGCGCTGCTGACGCGCGGCGCGAGCCAGCTCTACATCTCGCTCGGCGACGCCACGGCCGAGGGCGCCATTGCCGTGCGCATCTATCACAAGCCGCTGGTGCTCCTGATCTGGTGGGGACCGGTGTTAATGGCGTTTGGCGGCGTGCTGTCGCTGTCCGACCGGCGCCTGCGGGTCGGCGCGCCGAAGCCGGCGCGGGCCAAGCAGCGTCTGCAGCCGGCGGAGTGA
- a CDS encoding cytochrome c-type biogenesis protein encodes MRRMMAAFALLMLLALPAAHAVQPDEIMSDPAKEARARELSRELRCMVCQNQSIDDSDAPLARDLRLLVRERIGAGDSNSQVLDFLVARYGEFVLLKPRFERQTLLLWLLGPLLLIGGGVALWLQIRRRARSGADVPAPPLTPDEQARLAALMSDEPKSP; translated from the coding sequence ATGCGCCGGATGATGGCCGCGTTCGCCCTGCTGATGCTGCTGGCCTTGCCTGCGGCGCATGCGGTGCAACCCGACGAGATCATGTCGGACCCTGCCAAGGAAGCTCGTGCGCGCGAGCTGTCGCGCGAGCTGCGCTGCATGGTCTGCCAGAACCAGTCAATCGACGATTCCGATGCGCCGCTGGCGCGCGACCTGCGGCTGTTGGTGCGCGAGCGCATCGGCGCCGGCGACAGCAATTCGCAGGTGCTCGACTTCCTGGTCGCACGCTATGGCGAGTTCGTGCTGCTGAAGCCGCGCTTCGAGCGTCAGACCCTGCTGCTGTGGTTGCTCGGGCCGCTGCTGCTGATCGGGGGCGGCGTGGCGCTGTGGCTGCAGATCCGGCGCCGCGCGCGCAGCGGTGCCGACGTACCAGCGCCGCCGCTGACGCCGGATGAACAGGCGCGGCTCGCGGCCTTGATGTCCGACGAGCCCAAATCTCCCTAG
- a CDS encoding methyl-accepting chemotaxis protein, with protein sequence MFANSNLTIRFLVGAVVAALLFLLGIGGGTGFIAVLYLNNEITSLSSDFAALSGPARDHAMQTYQQAQAAFSYFLAACGVIAVLAAVICLTTWFAVRNGILSPLAAIVHAMREVADQKFETPVPGLGRSNEIGLLAGALGVFKTNGLERRHLTERQLHEAQHQAERSKFLDDRIKRFNDLVASVVDSVASSAVHLKSNAETLSRTANDTSSKANAVASAASQASASVQTVAGSAGEMTNSIGTISRRVTDATQRAEGAASQAEKSRDTIHTLSDAADKIGEGVQLVQAIASQTNLLALNATIEAARAGEAGKGFAVVASEVKNLAHQTSKATEEITSHVASIQGITAETRGAIDGISNTLSEISSIMSGIEVDTAQQRNATQEITRSAQDAARGTLDVSNHIVQITSTSAETGRMAAEARDSAVDLSQQAETLKREVDEFIVSVRAS encoded by the coding sequence ATGTTCGCGAACAGCAATCTGACGATCCGCTTCCTGGTCGGCGCCGTCGTCGCTGCATTATTGTTTCTGCTGGGCATCGGTGGCGGTACCGGCTTCATCGCCGTGCTCTATCTCAACAACGAGATCACCAGCCTGTCCTCGGACTTCGCTGCGCTGAGCGGCCCCGCACGCGACCACGCCATGCAGACCTATCAGCAGGCGCAGGCTGCGTTCTCCTACTTCCTGGCCGCCTGCGGCGTGATCGCCGTCCTCGCCGCCGTGATCTGCCTCACCACCTGGTTCGCCGTGCGCAACGGCATCCTCAGTCCCCTGGCCGCCATCGTCCATGCGATGCGCGAGGTCGCCGACCAGAAGTTCGAGACACCCGTTCCGGGGCTCGGCCGCTCCAACGAGATCGGCCTGCTCGCCGGCGCGCTGGGGGTTTTCAAGACCAACGGCCTCGAGCGGCGCCACCTCACTGAACGGCAGCTGCATGAAGCGCAGCACCAGGCCGAGCGATCGAAATTCCTGGACGACAGGATCAAGCGCTTCAACGATCTCGTCGCCAGCGTCGTCGACAGCGTGGCGTCGTCGGCCGTGCATCTGAAGAGCAATGCCGAGACGCTGTCGCGGACGGCCAACGACACCAGCAGCAAGGCCAATGCGGTGGCGAGCGCCGCGAGCCAGGCCAGCGCCAGCGTGCAGACGGTCGCAGGCTCTGCCGGCGAGATGACGAATTCGATCGGCACGATCAGCCGCCGGGTCACGGACGCGACCCAGCGCGCCGAGGGCGCCGCGTCGCAGGCGGAGAAGAGCCGCGACACCATCCACACGCTATCGGATGCCGCCGACAAGATCGGCGAGGGCGTCCAGCTCGTGCAAGCGATCGCATCGCAGACCAATCTCCTGGCACTGAACGCCACCATCGAGGCGGCACGGGCAGGGGAGGCCGGCAAGGGCTTTGCGGTGGTCGCCTCCGAGGTGAAGAATCTGGCGCATCAGACCAGCAAGGCGACGGAGGAGATCACCTCGCACGTCGCCAGCATCCAGGGCATCACCGCGGAGACGCGCGGCGCGATCGACGGCATCTCCAACACGCTGTCGGAGATCTCGTCCATCATGTCCGGCATCGAGGTCGACACCGCCCAGCAGCGCAACGCTACGCAGGAAATCACGCGCAGCGCCCAAGACGCCGCGCGCGGCACCCTCGACGTCTCCAACCACATCGTCCAGATCACCTCGACCTCCGCGGAGACCGGCCGTATGGCCGCCGAAGCCAGGGATTCCGCGGTCGACCTGTCGCAGCAGGCTGAAACCCTGAAACGCGAAGTCGACGAGTTCATCGTTAGCGTCAGAGCCAGTTGA
- a CDS encoding Do family serine endopeptidase, protein MSDRIDLSNLPSYRKPCRSVFSARKFALMASVVAGLGAAVYGFSPSTSPADLFSSPAHAQVNNEVRKIERPIGFADIVERVKPSVISVKVNIKEKTASNDDGDDAQSPFQPGSPMERFFRRFGGPDGFPGLKGGRGRVVQGQGSGFFISADGYAVTNNHVVDGADKVEVTTDDGKTYTAKVIGTDQRTDLALIKVEGSSNFPFAKLADSKPRIGDWVLAVGNPFGLGGTVTAGIVSASGRDIGNGPYDDFIQIDAPVNKGNSGGPAFDTNGEVMGVNTAIYSPSGGSVGIAFSIPASTVKSVVAQLKDKGSVSRGWIGVQIQPVTSDIADSLGMKKAEGALVAEPQANGPAAKAGIESGDVITSVNGESVKDARELARTIGGMAPGATVKLNVLHKGQDKVINLTLGQLPNTVEAKADTDDDSGSKGANRGTDVPRLGMTVAPANSVAGAGKEGVVVTQVDPKSAAAERGFKEGDVILEVGGKSVATAGEVRDAINTARTDNKNSVLMRVKSGGQSRFVAVPIAKG, encoded by the coding sequence ATGAGCGACCGTATCGACCTCTCGAACCTCCCCTCCTACCGGAAACCGTGCCGGTCGGTGTTCTCCGCGCGCAAGTTCGCGCTGATGGCTTCGGTCGTCGCGGGTCTTGGTGCGGCCGTCTATGGCTTCAGCCCATCGACCTCGCCGGCCGACCTGTTCTCGAGCCCGGCGCATGCGCAGGTCAATAACGAGGTTCGCAAGATCGAACGCCCCATCGGCTTCGCCGACATCGTCGAGCGCGTAAAACCCTCGGTGATCTCGGTGAAGGTCAACATCAAGGAGAAGACCGCGAGCAACGATGACGGCGACGACGCACAGTCGCCGTTCCAGCCGGGCTCGCCAATGGAGCGCTTCTTCCGCCGCTTCGGCGGTCCGGATGGCTTCCCGGGCCTGAAGGGAGGCCGTGGCCGCGTCGTGCAGGGCCAGGGCTCCGGCTTCTTCATCTCGGCCGATGGCTATGCCGTGACCAACAACCACGTGGTCGACGGCGCCGACAAGGTCGAGGTCACCACCGACGACGGCAAGACCTACACCGCCAAGGTGATCGGCACCGACCAGCGCACCGACCTCGCCTTGATCAAAGTCGAGGGCAGCTCGAACTTCCCGTTCGCCAAGCTCGCCGACAGCAAGCCGCGGATCGGCGATTGGGTGCTTGCGGTCGGCAATCCCTTCGGGCTCGGCGGCACCGTGACCGCGGGCATCGTTTCGGCGAGCGGCCGCGACATCGGCAATGGTCCCTATGACGATTTCATCCAGATCGACGCGCCCGTGAACAAGGGCAATTCCGGCGGTCCGGCCTTCGACACCAATGGTGAGGTGATGGGCGTCAACACCGCAATCTACTCGCCCTCCGGCGGCAGCGTCGGCATCGCGTTCTCGATTCCCGCGAGCACCGTGAAGAGCGTGGTCGCCCAGCTCAAGGACAAGGGCTCGGTCAGCCGCGGCTGGATCGGCGTGCAGATCCAGCCGGTGACGTCCGACATCGCCGACAGCCTCGGCATGAAGAAGGCCGAAGGCGCGCTGGTGGCGGAGCCTCAGGCCAATGGTCCGGCCGCGAAGGCCGGCATCGAGTCCGGCGACGTGATCACGTCGGTCAACGGCGAATCCGTCAAGGACGCCCGCGAGCTTGCCCGCACCATCGGCGGCATGGCGCCCGGCGCGACCGTGAAGCTCAACGTGCTGCACAAGGGCCAGGACAAGGTCATCAATCTCACCCTCGGCCAGTTGCCGAACACGGTCGAGGCCAAGGCCGACACCGACGATGACAGCGGCAGCAAGGGTGCGAACCGCGGCACCGACGTGCCCAGGCTCGGCATGACAGTTGCGCCCGCCAATTCCGTGGCCGGTGCCGGCAAGGAAGGCGTCGTGGTCACCCAGGTCGATCCGAAGAGTGCCGCGGCCGAACGCGGCTTCAAGGAAGGCGACGTGATTCTCGAAGTGGGCGGCAAGAGCGTCGCCACCGCCGGCGAGGTCCGCGATGCCATCAATACGGCCCGGACCGACAACAAGAACAGCGTCCTGATGCGCGTGAAGAGCGGCGGCCAGTCGCGCTTCGTCGCCGTGCCCATCGCCAAGGGATAA
- a CDS encoding response regulator transcription factor, with product MRLLIIEDDRESADYLVKAFREVGHIADHAADGEEGLAMAESGDYDVLVVDRMLPKRDGLSLIGALRDKGNTTPVLILSALGQVDDRIKGLRAGGDDYLPKPYSFAELLARVEVLSRRRGGPAEDTLYRVGDLELDRLSHRVARGKDELTLQPREFRLLEYLMKHAGQVVTRTMLLENVWDYHFDPQTNVIDVHISRLRSKIDKGFERPLLHTIRGAGYMIRDGIR from the coding sequence ATGCGCCTCCTCATCATCGAAGACGACCGCGAATCCGCCGATTACCTCGTCAAGGCGTTTCGCGAAGTCGGACACATTGCCGATCACGCCGCCGACGGCGAGGAAGGCCTCGCTATGGCCGAGAGCGGCGATTACGACGTGCTGGTGGTCGACCGCATGCTGCCCAAGCGCGACGGCCTGTCGCTGATTGGCGCGCTGCGCGACAAGGGCAACACCACGCCCGTGCTGATTCTATCCGCGCTCGGGCAGGTCGACGACCGCATCAAGGGTCTGCGCGCCGGCGGCGACGATTATCTGCCAAAGCCCTATTCTTTTGCCGAGCTCCTGGCCCGGGTCGAGGTGCTGTCGCGCCGCCGCGGCGGACCTGCCGAGGACACGCTCTACCGTGTCGGCGATCTCGAGCTCGACCGGCTCTCCCATCGCGTCGCCCGCGGCAAGGACGAGTTGACGCTGCAGCCGCGCGAATTCCGCCTGCTCGAATACCTGATGAAGCATGCCGGCCAGGTGGTGACGCGCACCATGCTGCTCGAGAACGTCTGGGATTACCATTTCGATCCGCAGACCAACGTGATCGACGTGCACATCTCGCGGCTGCGCTCCAAGATCGACAAGGGCTTCGAGCGGCCGCTGCTGCACACGATCCGCGGCGCCGGATACATGATCCGTGACGGGATCAGGTAA
- a CDS encoding c-type cytochrome, translating into MSPVSVSTVHADMAGHGGPVRALAVSPDGNGLLSGSFDTAAIRWSLETDTAEQVLRYHADAVNAVAFLKDGRIVTAGADARIAVWMTGRPQPERVFEGHVGPIVALAVSPDGACLASASWDRTVRLWSLSDGTSRVLEGHSQNVNGVAFSPDGKSLVSVGYDLTLRIWHLPDSKPDIITLPAPLNAVAVAPDGEIVTGAVDGMLRMLTADGKISGEVAAVTTPVVAVTISADGTLIAAAGIGGTVAIVDRKSRSLLRTLIGPGLPVWSVAFLSYRETLITGGADGKIRRWNARTGEPNTVPSGKSADPLAAYAGDHGAEVFRACVACHTLSDKEGQRAGPTLAGLYGRRIASLPDYRFSDALKTMDIVWTPETVAKLFEVGPNSYTPGTKMPEQRIGSAEDRRALTDFIGRATSR; encoded by the coding sequence ATGTCCCCAGTATCGGTATCGACAGTGCACGCTGACATGGCGGGACACGGCGGACCCGTTCGGGCGCTCGCTGTTTCTCCCGATGGGAACGGCCTGTTGTCCGGCAGCTTCGATACGGCAGCCATTCGCTGGTCGCTGGAGACGGACACGGCGGAGCAAGTGCTGCGGTACCATGCGGATGCCGTCAACGCGGTCGCCTTTCTCAAGGACGGCCGCATCGTCACGGCCGGGGCCGATGCACGGATTGCTGTTTGGATGACGGGCCGGCCGCAGCCGGAGCGAGTGTTCGAGGGACATGTCGGCCCAATTGTCGCGCTCGCGGTCTCTCCCGACGGCGCATGTCTCGCATCGGCGTCATGGGATCGGACAGTGCGGTTGTGGTCGCTGTCGGACGGGACCTCGCGCGTGCTGGAAGGGCATTCACAGAACGTCAACGGCGTCGCATTCTCGCCGGACGGCAAGTCACTCGTGAGCGTCGGCTATGATCTGACCTTGCGCATCTGGCACTTGCCTGACAGCAAGCCCGATATCATCACCTTGCCGGCGCCGCTCAACGCTGTGGCCGTGGCGCCGGACGGCGAAATCGTCACGGGTGCTGTCGATGGCATGCTGCGCATGCTGACTGCGGACGGCAAGATCAGCGGCGAGGTTGCGGCCGTCACGACACCGGTGGTAGCCGTGACGATCTCGGCGGACGGTACGTTGATTGCTGCGGCCGGCATCGGCGGCACCGTCGCGATCGTCGACCGCAAGTCGCGCAGCCTGCTGCGTACGTTGATCGGGCCGGGGCTGCCGGTCTGGTCGGTAGCTTTCCTTTCATATCGCGAGACGCTGATCACGGGTGGTGCGGACGGCAAGATCCGGCGCTGGAATGCGCGCACGGGCGAGCCGAACACTGTCCCGTCCGGCAAATCCGCCGATCCGCTCGCGGCCTATGCTGGCGACCACGGGGCGGAGGTGTTTCGCGCGTGCGTTGCCTGTCACACGCTGTCTGACAAGGAGGGCCAGCGTGCGGGACCGACGCTTGCGGGACTGTATGGCCGCAGGATCGCATCGCTTCCGGATTATCGCTTTTCCGACGCGCTGAAGACGATGGACATCGTCTGGACGCCGGAGACGGTCGCAAAGCTGTTCGAAGTCGGACCGAACAGCTATACGCCCGGGACGAAGATGCCGGAGCAGCGCATCGGTTCAGCCGAGGACCGCCGTGCATTGACCGACTTCATTGGCCGCGCAACGTCGCGATAG